Within Euzebyales bacterium, the genomic segment CGTCGTCATCTGCGAGCCTGTCGCCGTCGGGTGCCGGGTCGCCGAGCACGCGAACGCCGTAGCGCGCGTACAGTTCCCCATCCTGCTCGCACAGGCCGCGCAACTCCAGTGCCGCCCGGACGGCCGGCGGCGAGACGATGCCGTGACCATACGCACCGGTGAGCAGTGGCGCGACGGTGATGCACAGCTCGTCGACCAGTCCGGTGGCCAGCAGCGCCGTGTTGAGCGCCGGCCCGCCCTCGCACAGCACGTGGCGGATGCCGTGCTCGACGGCCAGCAGCCGCAGCCCTTCGGCCAGGTCGACGTTGAT encodes:
- a CDS encoding dihydrofolate reductase family protein, with the translated sequence INVDLAEGLRLLAVEHGIRHVLCEGGPALNTALLATGLVDELCITVAPLLTGAYGHGIVSPPAVRAALELRGLCEQDGELYARYGVRVLGDPAPDGDRLADDDG